The Pedobacter roseus genome contains a region encoding:
- the hepC gene encoding heparin-sulfate lyase HepC: MKPRLIYSVLITFSSLSGVMAQEQPVTKDSFAPVNLNYSGLEKVKNAYTASKYDEAAKELLKYYREKSGRKGPDFSNAEKIVDNKSPLDKATKMAADSALIHHFQPQKGYGFFDYGKDINWQFWPVKDNEVRWQLHRVKWWQSMALAYNNSKNEKYAKEWMLQFADWAKKNPLGLSEDNDRYAWRPLEVSDRLQSLVPTFAIFINSPQFSPQFLMYFLNNYHEQAKYLPTHYAAEGNHRLFEAQRELFAGTSFPEFTEAAAWRKSGIEVLNAEIQKQVYPDGVQYELSPVYHAGAIDIFLNAYRTAQKAAVANEFPETYKQTVEKMIMAFISITFPNYNQPMFGDSWLADKKFRIQQFQSWLDVFPKNDAIRYFATDGKEGKRPDFLSKGLSTAGFYTFRNGWSNASTIMILKASPPGEFHAQPDNGTFELWVNGRNFTPDAGCYVYSGDEEITKKRNWYRQTRVHSTLTLNNQNMVITKAQQNKWETGKNLDVLTYTNPSYADLSHQRSVLFIDQKYFLIIDEAIGKATGNLGVHFQLKEDSKPVFDKSNNKVYTTYSDGNNLLIQSLNAEKVNLNEEEGKVSYLYNQEMPRPAFVFEKPKSDIKTQSFVSIVYPFDGDKAPEITVKENAGNQYEKGIIDLTFTINGKKSIVKTSIK, translated from the coding sequence ATGAAACCGAGATTAATATACAGTGTTCTAATCACATTCTCATCCCTTTCTGGTGTAATGGCACAGGAGCAACCTGTCACTAAAGATAGTTTTGCTCCGGTCAACCTAAACTATTCGGGTTTGGAGAAGGTGAAAAATGCCTATACCGCATCGAAATATGACGAAGCTGCAAAAGAACTGCTTAAATACTACCGCGAAAAATCGGGCAGGAAAGGACCTGATTTCAGTAATGCAGAAAAAATAGTGGATAACAAGAGTCCGCTCGATAAGGCTACCAAAATGGCAGCCGACAGTGCCTTAATACACCATTTCCAGCCACAAAAAGGTTATGGTTTTTTCGATTACGGCAAAGATATCAACTGGCAGTTTTGGCCCGTAAAAGACAACGAAGTGCGCTGGCAGCTACACCGTGTAAAATGGTGGCAATCAATGGCACTAGCATATAACAATTCCAAAAATGAAAAGTATGCAAAAGAATGGATGTTGCAGTTTGCAGATTGGGCAAAGAAAAACCCATTAGGACTGTCGGAAGATAATGATCGTTACGCCTGGAGGCCTTTAGAGGTTTCAGACAGGTTACAAAGTTTGGTACCAACTTTTGCCATCTTTATCAACTCGCCTCAGTTTAGTCCGCAGTTCCTGATGTATTTCCTTAATAATTACCACGAACAGGCCAAGTACTTACCCACACATTATGCTGCCGAAGGCAACCACCGTCTTTTCGAAGCACAAAGAGAACTTTTTGCAGGCACATCCTTTCCCGAATTTACAGAGGCTGCTGCATGGCGAAAAAGTGGCATCGAAGTACTCAATGCTGAAATCCAGAAACAGGTATATCCTGATGGTGTGCAATACGAGTTATCACCTGTATATCACGCAGGTGCCATTGATATCTTTTTAAATGCTTACCGTACCGCGCAAAAAGCAGCTGTGGCAAACGAATTTCCGGAAACTTACAAACAAACCGTGGAGAAAATGATCATGGCTTTTATCAGCATTACCTTCCCTAACTACAATCAGCCAATGTTTGGCGATTCGTGGCTGGCCGATAAAAAATTCAGGATACAGCAGTTCCAATCCTGGTTAGATGTATTCCCTAAAAATGATGCCATCCGGTATTTTGCTACCGATGGTAAGGAAGGAAAACGACCAGATTTCCTATCGAAAGGACTAAGCACAGCAGGTTTTTATACTTTCAGAAACGGATGGAGCAATGCCTCCACCATCATGATCTTAAAAGCAAGTCCTCCGGGAGAATTTCATGCGCAGCCCGATAATGGCACTTTCGAATTATGGGTAAATGGCAGAAACTTTACACCAGATGCAGGATGTTATGTGTATAGCGGTGATGAAGAGATAACCAAAAAGAGAAACTGGTATCGCCAAACCAGGGTACATAGCACCCTTACGTTAAATAACCAGAACATGGTGATTACCAAAGCACAGCAAAACAAATGGGAAACGGGCAAGAATCTGGATGTATTAACCTACACCAATCCGAGTTATGCGGATTTAAGCCATCAGCGCAGCGTGTTGTTTATTGATCAGAAATACTTCCTTATCATCGATGAGGCCATTGGAAAAGCCACCGGAAACCTTGGCGTACACTTTCAATTGAAAGAAGATAGCAAACCGGTATTTGATAAAAGCAACAATAAGGTTTATACGACTTATAGTGATGGCAACAACTTATTAATCCAATCATTAAATGCTGAAAAGGTTAATCTTAATGAAGAAGAAGGCAAAGTTTCATATCTCTACAACCAGGAAATGCCCCGCCCGGCTTTTGTATTCGAAAAACCCAAAAGTGACATAAAAACGCAAAGTTTTGTATCGATAGTTTATCCATTTGATGGAGATAAAGCTCCAGAAATTACAGTTAAAGAAAATGCCGGTAATCAATACGAAAAGGGCATAATCGATTTAACCTTTACCATAAACGGTAAGAAAAGCATAGTTAAAACATCAATTAAATAA
- a CDS encoding ROK family protein: MNIEESYAIGIDVGGSSLKCGVVNHEGEILYSTIISLKNAKTQGAIIALIVEAIQSCAKKFKNPILGVGIGFPGIIYNNKIIAGADNLPGFKQLALGEILQEVTRHNIVMDNDANLMGLGEMTYGAAKECSDVVFLTVGTGIGGAVMIDNKLYGGFRNRGTELGHIIVQHNGAPCACGGKGCLETYASVTALINHYKSIHPNPPEEIDGKYMVERYLAREDYAVMAMEQHFDYLAAGIISFINIFSPQKIVIGGGISESGAFYVREIERRIKTLAVPISSTHALVAAAKLGNKAGLLGCAANVFQKFKAFDYVVK; the protein is encoded by the coding sequence ATGAACATAGAAGAATCATACGCCATAGGCATCGACGTTGGGGGCTCATCGTTAAAGTGTGGAGTAGTAAACCATGAAGGCGAAATTTTATATTCGACCATCATATCGCTCAAAAATGCAAAAACCCAGGGCGCCATTATTGCGCTTATTGTGGAAGCCATTCAAAGCTGTGCTAAAAAGTTTAAAAACCCGATTCTGGGGGTGGGTATTGGTTTTCCGGGCATTATTTACAACAATAAGATTATTGCCGGTGCCGATAACCTGCCTGGTTTTAAACAACTGGCCCTGGGTGAAATTCTGCAGGAAGTAACCCGTCATAATATTGTGATGGATAACGATGCGAATTTGATGGGACTTGGCGAAATGACTTATGGAGCAGCTAAAGAGTGCAGCGATGTAGTGTTTCTTACTGTTGGTACCGGAATTGGTGGCGCGGTAATGATTGATAATAAACTTTATGGCGGTTTCAGAAACCGGGGAACCGAGCTTGGACATATTATTGTGCAGCACAACGGAGCGCCCTGTGCCTGTGGCGGAAAAGGATGTTTAGAAACTTATGCTTCGGTAACCGCCCTGATCAATCATTATAAATCGATCCATCCAAATCCACCTGAAGAAATTGATGGAAAATATATGGTAGAGAGATACCTGGCCCGTGAGGATTATGCGGTAATGGCAATGGAACAACATTTCGATTACCTGGCTGCAGGCATTATTAGCTTCATCAATATTTTTAGTCCGCAAAAAATTGTAATTGGTGGCGGTATAAGCGAATCAGGAGCTTTTTATGTAAGGGAAATAGAACGTCGCATCAAAACCCTGGCCGTTCCTATTTCGTCAACTCACGCTTTGGTAGCTGCAGCCAAACTTGGCAATAAGGCAGGTTTACTAGGCTGTGCAGCCAACGTTTTTCAGAAATTTAAAGCATTTGATTACGTAGTGAAATAG
- a CDS encoding glycoside hydrolase family 88 protein, giving the protein MKKAFCLVVVASTLILNCYASPLQDTPSLNWLKKTTGVIAFQLNKAAQTYKPGKNPRSINPNGTVRFAGVTDWTTGFFPGSLWYGYELTGDKNLAAEAKKFTLALDSARNITNSHDLGFMLYCSYGNAFRITGDQTYLPALADGAQHLYNRFNPKVGAIKSWDFSWWHYPVIIDNMMNLEYLYWAGKTFKKPEYVNAASTHAATTMKNHFRKDFSSYHVVDYDAATGKVLAKRTHQGVTDESAWARGQGWGLYGYTMCYKNTKNPAFLTQAENIAKFIMNHPRMPKDKVPVWDFDVHNAMDTEEKAPRDASAAAVIASALLDLSTQVKDGKKYVDYAEEILKSLSSDAYLVNPGENQYFLLKHSVGAFLYNSEIDTPLDYADYYYLEALKRYIEVKKIDLKQLSK; this is encoded by the coding sequence ATGAAAAAAGCTTTTTGCTTAGTAGTGGTAGCCTCCACACTTATATTAAACTGTTATGCTTCACCTTTACAGGATACGCCATCACTAAATTGGTTAAAGAAAACCACCGGTGTAATTGCATTTCAGCTAAATAAGGCTGCACAAACCTATAAACCAGGAAAAAACCCACGTTCCATTAATCCTAACGGAACAGTAAGGTTTGCCGGCGTAACCGATTGGACAACCGGATTTTTTCCTGGCAGTTTATGGTATGGATATGAACTTACAGGAGATAAAAACCTGGCCGCAGAAGCAAAAAAATTCACGCTTGCCTTAGATTCAGCACGCAACATCACCAATTCGCACGATTTGGGGTTTATGCTTTACTGTTCATACGGCAATGCCTTCCGGATTACCGGAGATCAGACCTATTTACCTGCTCTAGCCGATGGTGCACAACACTTATACAACCGTTTTAACCCAAAGGTAGGCGCAATTAAATCGTGGGATTTTTCGTGGTGGCATTATCCGGTAATTATCGATAATATGATGAATCTCGAATATTTATATTGGGCCGGTAAAACATTTAAAAAACCTGAATATGTAAATGCGGCCAGTACACATGCCGCTACCACCATGAAAAATCATTTCAGAAAGGACTTTAGTTCGTACCATGTGGTTGATTATGACGCGGCAACAGGCAAAGTATTGGCCAAAAGAACCCATCAGGGCGTTACCGATGAATCGGCGTGGGCACGTGGACAGGGATGGGGACTTTATGGTTATACCATGTGTTATAAAAACACCAAAAACCCCGCTTTTTTAACACAGGCAGAAAATATAGCCAAATTTATCATGAACCATCCACGTATGCCTAAAGACAAGGTTCCGGTTTGGGATTTTGACGTGCATAATGCTATGGATACCGAAGAAAAGGCGCCCAGAGATGCTTCTGCGGCTGCAGTTATTGCATCAGCCTTATTGGATTTGAGTACTCAGGTTAAGGATGGCAAAAAATATGTTGATTATGCCGAAGAAATTTTAAAGTCTCTCTCTTCTGATGCTTACCTGGTTAATCCTGGCGAAAACCAATACTTTTTATTAAAACATAGTGTAGGTGCTTTTTTATACAATTCGGAAATTGATACGCCATTGGATTATGCCGATTACTATTACCTGGAAGCACTAAAAAGATATATTGAGGTAAAAAAAATAGACTTAAAACAATTGTCGAAATAA
- a CDS encoding helix-turn-helix transcriptional regulator, which translates to MNKRLGKTLKRFRLKSGLTQQEVAELLSVSRPTYIKWENDFGSPSFLQVYILIRTYNITFDDFVIDLK; encoded by the coding sequence ATGAATAAAAGATTAGGGAAAACTTTAAAGCGATTTAGGCTAAAATCAGGTCTTACACAGCAAGAGGTGGCAGAATTATTATCAGTAAGCAGGCCTACTTACATTAAATGGGAAAACGACTTTGGCTCCCCTAGTTTTCTACAGGTATATATACTAATCCGAACCTACAATATTACTTTTGATGATTTTGTAATTGATTTAAAATAA